TCCTCCTTCCTGGGCCAGGTGTTCAGCCAGCACCCGTCTGTCTTCTACCTGATGGAGCCATCGTGGCATGTGTGGACCACTCTGCAGATGCCTGGAGCCCGGGCACTGCGCATGGCGGTGAGAGACCTGATGCGCAGCGTCTTCCAGTGTGACATGTCTGTCATGGATGCCTACACTCCGGCACAGCACAACATGTCAGCCCTCTTTATGTGGAGCCACAGCCGTGCCCTGTGCTCTCCACCTGCCTGCCAGCTCACACCCCGCCACCTCTTCAGCAACGAGACAGAGTGCAAGCGGAAGTGTGACAGGCCTGGCCTGCAGGGGGCAGAAGAGGCCTGTCGGACCTACAGCCATGTGGTGCTCAAAGAGGTGCGCTTCTTTGAGCTGGACTCCCTGTACCCTCTCCTGCAGGACCCCACTCTGGACCTGCGCATCATCCACCTGGTGAGAGACCCGCGGGCCGTGGCGCGCTCCAGGGAGCAGTCAGCCAAAGCCCTAGTGAAGGACAATGCCCTGGTCCTGGAGCAAGGCAACACCAAGGTGGATGACACACAGTATCGCGTCATGCAGGAGATATGCCGCAGCCACATCCGCATCCACGAGAGGGCCATGCTCAAACCTCCAGACTTTCTACGTGGACGTTACAAGATGGTACGCTACGAGGACATGGTGAGAGACCCCTTGCAAGAGATCGACAGTATGTATCAGTTTGTGGGGCTGGAGATGACACAGTCGCTACAGGAGTGGATCTATAAGGTCACCCACGGTAAGGGCAAGGGCACCAAGAAGGAGGCCTTCCAAATCACCTCCCGCAACGCAGCAGACGTCTCTCAGGCTTGGCGTACTACTTTACCCCATGACAAGGTAAGGAACATCCAGGAGGTGTGTAAGGGCGCCATGTCTTTGCTGGGGTATAGGACCGTTGACAGTGAGAAAGAACAGAAGAAACTTGACGTGGACCTTCTGACTCCCCGTGAACGATATCACTTCAGCTGGCTCCCTTCCAAAACTGACAATACGAACAATGAGTAGATAATATTTTCAGAGACCAAATCCCACTGAAATCTATTTGTGGGAATGAGAACAATGCAACTATTCACCAACAGGAGGGTGTCAATAGCCATCCCCTAAGGGAAAATGGAACTGGAAAAAGAGCTGGAGGCCAGTATTGGTTAGAGGTTAATGCAAAGTTCCCCAAAAGGTGATCCACGGGACATAAAATATTGTCaaatcaccaggaaatcagctcaaagtgattttaatttaggaaatccaTTCCCAAGTATTTCCACTAATAAATAGAGAGGCATATGTGATCGTATCCCagtgtaatcaaggtttgaaatgattctgtttttgtcaaatactatatctgtttgggattcttgcgATCAGTTGTTCCGTCCCCCCTGACTCAAGGAAAAATCAGCCCAAGGCTGAATGTAATTGGGGACCCCTGGGTTAATGCATGTCAACAAGATGTAGATCTGCTTTGGTTTATGTTTACAGAGACTAATGGTTATGTTGTTTTATTTTCTCGATTCTAATCTTTCTTTATGTCATTGTTGTAATGTTCTATAGAGTACTGAAATAATGGTTGGTCTTTGGGGAAGGAATGGTTGGGGAAGGAATGGAAGAGTTAGGCAGTGGGATATATCTTAAATCACATTGATTTCCAACCTACACATACCGGAGCCAGAGATGAAGCCCAGCTCCGTGGCATGATGTTATTCCCGACGAGGGTTTGAGAAGGAGCTGCTGTACTGTAGCCGTCAGTGAAGACTGATGATAagccctctctctcaatcacaaCCAGTTATGCTCAGAAGGTATTGTAGTTCGAAGCACCAGATGAAAACACATTCACAAGTGTGCATGTGAGAAAGGGTGCaactcagtgtgtgtatgtgaatgccTGTGTGTTTGTATCGGTTTGGTGGTCTATGAAAGTGGATTTATGGGTTTTGTTAGTGTGTATATCATTTTATATAAACAGGTACTCCATGGTTTAGTCCAGGATtagacttaatctgtgtccgggaaaccttGCAATCAGTGTTGGTCAGTGGCTTTGTTTAACGCCATGAGATCATTAATCAAGAATAGAGTGACCTTTTACATACAACACAGCATTGTTACACTGCAAAACAGTTTTGACACAGCATTGTTAAAAATGAAACAGTGTTATGACTTTTGTTATGTCCTTAAAAAGTTTATGCACCCTGCTCTTTGTTTAATGAACATTTCCATAGTGTTGAATATCAATGACATATTTTAACTGAAGGGCATAATTAAATGTGGAATGTCCTCAaatatagttaaataaaggttaaataacattttttaaataaatatcttTCTACTTATTATATTGTGACTGATACTTTTAGATGAGTCTGCTATGAAGTTTGCTGTCCATGCAGTCGTCACACTTCAATATGGCTCCCAGTATAATGTGAACAAATCCCCTGCTATGTAAGTTATGTTGTTATTCATGGGTGTAGAAAAAAATAGATTTGGTTAAAATGATAGTGGTCTGATGCCACCACTTGATTTGACTTTCTCACCTAGATCTGGCTATGTtatactttgttttgtacaaatgACAGTAAGAATGCTTACTGTAGGCAATGCTAATGGAATAATCTTAATTTTCCCAATGTAATTATCTAATAATAACCAGATGATTTTATTTGATTATGGTGAGATTATGATGTACTGGTGATTTCTGAATTGATTTTGTTTGACCTGTTGATTTATTAGCAATAAATATAACATTTAATTAAATTAGTCCTTATTTGCCCCATATTTTACTCTTTGTTATTTGCTGTAAATAGACTTGGTGGTGTTTGGTTGTGGTACGCTGGACAGAAGGCATGTTGACTGTAAATGAAGACGTAGGCTAATTTGCTGGTACAGTataccaggggtctccaacctgtTCTAGCATGACAGCTACTTTTAAAATATGAAACATGTCGCgagctacacatttttttctagatttcaaataggcacattcttctcttctcctctcccctgcaactCTTCCCTGGGTCCTtggtgtacaagagaaagtagtgcactgtattctGTCAATATACcaggtaaaataatggttaattaacaactATAAGGGGGGCCCTATAAAATGTTTAATATTTCTTTCCAAattctgttttatattttcccATATTATTATTTCCCGGTTTTATTTTTCCTGGTTTTAgaataaattttaaaaaatcgCTCAAACTTACAAATGTTCATAGAGAAACAACGAAATTATATGTTCTGATTCCatgtcaatgcttaaatcacaCCAGAAGTAAACATTTTGTGTAATTagtgtaattcccctttaattgcgTATTTGATCCTTCAATTGCGCATCTAGCCAGTGAGGAATGTGCCATATAATGTGCTGGTCTTGCAAtggttctgtactgctgctgctcatttccTGGCAAATTTagcaaataacaaataataacaAACGATATACTTATTACTCATGATATACTTCTGCTAGGTAAGCcaactttgcagttaacattgaACTGAGAAGGTTATTGGGAAACTATTTGCTAACCATGGGTGGGACAATGTCAATGTTACGTTGATTAGATACTGTAGTTGCTGGGAGCCTGCGGTGTCTAATACTTGGGAAATTTATTTATGACGGTTTGCGGTGGAACACTTGAAAATTGCATGTACTTTCAGAGTTGTTTGGAGATCGACCTGTTGGAGACCTTGCATGGACCTACCTACCTCACACATTTAAAGGTGAGGCATATTTTTGTGAATGCATGATACAACAGCTCCCTCTGCTAACAGAGACCATTCATTGGCGCAATGCCCTTAGACGCTGTCGGTTAAATGGTAGATACAGATCAAAAAAACACTTGAATAAATGAAGAatgcaaagtatattgaaagcaggggCTTCCACAAAAGTGTGGTTCctaagttaattaagcaattaacatccatCATGCTTAGTTAGGGTCATGTAAACAAATTCCCAGTTTCCCATTATTGTGGCTAACATGGCTAGAAGAAGATATCTCAATGagtttgaaagaggggtctcagaGGAGCATatggggtttaaagggtgtgtgtgtgtgtgtgtgtgtgtgtgtgtgtgtgtgtgtgtgtgtgtgtg
This genomic stretch from Salvelinus alpinus chromosome 15, SLU_Salpinus.1, whole genome shotgun sequence harbors:
- the chst6 gene encoding carbohydrate sulfotransferase 6, whose amino-acid sequence is MPRFRLTPPIVVFLLLLQGVAVVLLFGWYVQLPCGSPPSQGKVHVLLLSSWRSGSSFLGQVFSQHPSVFYLMEPSWHVWTTLQMPGARALRMAVRDLMRSVFQCDMSVMDAYTPAQHNMSALFMWSHSRALCSPPACQLTPRHLFSNETECKRKCDRPGLQGAEEACRTYSHVVLKEVRFFELDSLYPLLQDPTLDLRIIHLVRDPRAVARSREQSAKALVKDNALVLEQGNTKVDDTQYRVMQEICRSHIRIHERAMLKPPDFLRGRYKMVRYEDMVRDPLQEIDSMYQFVGLEMTQSLQEWIYKVTHGKGKGTKKEAFQITSRNAADVSQAWRTTLPHDKVRNIQEVCKGAMSLLGYRTVDSEKEQKKLDVDLLTPRERYHFSWLPSKTDNTNNE